DNA sequence from the Pseudoalteromonas galatheae genome:
CTTTGTTTACCGCCAATATCTTGCTCCATGCTGCCGTCAAACACGGTCATGGCTTTGCCTTTAAGGTCAGTAACTTGTCTGCAAAGATGTTGACGTTACCACTTGAGTCAATACTGATTTCACTGCCGCCATTGGCAAGGGTGAGGTTGCCAGAGCCACTGCCTTTAATCGTGATATTACCTTGGCTTTGAATGATTTGACTTCCGCGGGAGCGGTGATGGTGAGGTTGTTGTCTGCCTTGAGGTTTATATCGCTTTGGATAACATTGCGATGGCTGCGACCCGCCTTAAGGGTGATATTTTGTTCGGCGCTGACGTCAATTTGATTGGCGGTGACGTCTAGGTTGGTTGCTGCATCGGCAATGACTGACTTTTACCTCCAGTGCCAGTTGTTGTTTGGCGCTGGCGATAAAGGCTTTATTGGTGAGCAGTCGAATTGCACTTTAACACTGCCAAGTTGTATGTCTTTGGCTGCAAAATATTCATCGCACCAAGTTGTGCAAGCCAGTGAATATAAGGCTGCTTTTATCCCCATGTAACACTAAGTACTGATTACTCGCTAAGGTTTGCAGCACAATATGCGGGTATTTAGAGTGTCATCAAACATCAATAGGTTTTGGCCGCGAGAGCAGAGCACGTTTTGGGCGTTATTGGCGCTGGTAACAACGGATGGTTGGTGTCGTTAAGGGCAAAGCCTAAAATATAACTTTGGTCAGGGTCGTTGTTCATACAACCGATGAGCACATTACTGTCTGGCAGCAGTGGAAAGTGTAACCCTGTCGGTTGCTTTTGGCCGCGACAGGCATATTGTGTGAGGCGCTTTACTGATTCAGTGACTTGACTATCAAAATGTACTTGCGTGGCATATTGCCCTTGGGTATCTAGATGAGGATTGGTCTTTGACCCCGACAATGAACGTACCGTGGCGGTAAACACCATTGGCTTTGGGACTATGCTCTGGGGAGTAATACGTATTGGCTCACCTCGTGGTACACACACCGACTCGCTATGATGAGCAACTTGCTTAGGGTCATTGGCACTGCCTTGCTTATACACCTGTTTACTGCGAATACAGGTATAATCGCCACCTTTCGCTGTGCCCAATTTACCATTTAACGAAAACGAATAACCGGCATTGGCTTCGGCTACGTTGCCTACCAGCGTGACTTCATTTTACCTTGTTGATAGGCAAGCTCGAGATTGCCGGTGCGCTCAAATTGCTCAGCGGGATTGTGTGCCGCAGGTTCAAAATAGCTGCGCTGCGCCGAGCTGACGGAGGTAGGCGGATGGGCATTTACATGCACTTGGGAGCCACCCATTCTAAAGCGATGGCGACTTTGGCACTGCGTAAACCCGACAAAGCCGGTTTTATGCTCGTGAACCAGACCATCTTTATCTGTCACCGACAACAAGCCTCGCTCAATATAGGGCTTGCAAGGTTCCCTCGGCAATCACTATCGACTCAATAAAATCATGGCATTCAAACCAATAGATTAAGCCGTACTTTGCTAAGAGTCGGGTGAAAAGGTGTAGTCGTTTTCTAGCGCTTGTACACACTGCGGTAGCGTGGGTAAGTCTTTAGTGACTCGCCATTTTATCCGGTCTTGTGAATAGCCCGCTTTTGTATCAACTTATTGAGGACAGACTGAACATTGGCTTGTACAAAGATTTGGCTTTTTTCTGTTTGCTTAAGTAACTCAAGGCGAGGCTTTAAGATTACCTCTGCACCACAGGTGTGCTCAGACACAAAACCAGATTGATATCAAATAAAGTCCCAGTGAAATACGTTGATATTGCATCTGGTGACTCAATTTCAAACGTGAGCATATTGCCGACAAGTAACTCATCAGCCAGGTCAAATTGGGATTCTAGGTTCGCTTTGAGTAAAAGCCGCTATTGATACAGGTCGTGAGTTCAAAATCGACGACATGTACAGGATGGTTAGTACCATACACCACAATCCTTGTTTGCATTTTTATGTCCACTGTTGTTGGTTAAAGCCGTGCCACCAATACGCGGTACTACTTCCTAGTGTGCTGCGATTGGTTTTTATTTGCGCGCTATTGTTACATAAAAGGCAAGCATTTTTAACTCATTTTTTTATTCAGCATTCGAATGGTTATCTTTTGGCATAACGGATGGTTTTGAAAACGCCTCCCCGAAATCACACCGAATCCTCAAATCCAAGTCGATATATAATATAGCGTTGTGGGAGGCGGTTTACCCGCCGAGAAGTATGTTTTTCGAGTGAAGTATTGCCTCTTCTTTAGGCATCAAAGAAAAGTAAGTTTTAGTCTATGGATGGGCGTCGAAATCGGTCAGGAGGACGGGCTGACTTTACGGTAAATTTCGAGCTACCAGCCGTTAGCAACATAAACCTCCATGTTTAATATCAAAGCGCATCCATGCGCTCTCGTTCATTCTTTTAAACGACGAAAAGAACGAACCAAGAAAACGTCGTTCCAGCATCACACTTAATCTCAAATCCTAAGCCGATATAGTGCAACCGTCTTGTAAGGCACATCCATGATGCCAGACAAGACTTAGCCGACATCCTGTCGGCATATTGCATATCGACTTATGCTTTTCGGGTGTGATGGAGGGGAAATAAGTTGCTTGTGAGATCGTCTACGATTTTACGATTAAGCCGTTTGCAAGGGTTACAAAACTATCAGCGTAGCCTCCAAGCTCACAGTGTAAATAGTTTTGTGGGAGGCGGTTCACCCGCCGAGAAGTATGTTTTCGGTTGCGGTAAAGGGATTAGTATTGACTGCGAGTTCTAGTTTTTCTCTTAAAAGTAGCTAAGTAGTTTGCAAGCACCACAAGAATTTATCAGCGCCTTGTGTCTCCCTCATCACACCCAAAGTAAATTGCCAATGAGTCATTTCAACGCATGGATGCGTGAAAGCGGTGACAGGGCCAAGGATGGCCCTTACACAGCGGTGACGTTCATATTGGTAATTTACTTGAGGAGTCAGTGTGGTGTTGGGAGTGCCTTTTGCTACCTTTTCTTTGGGCAAGCAAAGAAAGGTAGTCGTAGCCCATGGATGGGCGTCGAAATCGGTCAGGAGGACGAGCTGGCTTTACGACACATTTCGAGTTATCAGCCGTTAGTAACATAAACCTCCATGTTTAATATCAAAGCGCATCCATGCGCTCCTCGTTCATTCTTTCTAAACGACGAAAAGAACGAACCAAGAAAACGTCGCCCCAACATCACACTCAATTCTCAAATCCTAAGCCGATATATAATACCAATTGCACTAAGTCTCCAATCAATTTGAAGGGTGAAATACCATATTAGCGTCGTTAAAAATTTCTCATTTAGAACAACTAAATAGCAAAATTTTGCCTAGCTACTAAAGCTATTTCTCCGCTTCAAATTGCTCATTTACCTAATACAATTGGTATCGCAACCGTCTTGTAAGGCACGTCCATGTGCCAGACAAGACTTAGCCGACATCCTGTCGGCACATTGCATATCGGCTTATGCTTTTCGGGTGTGATGGAGGGGGGAATAAGTTGCTTGTGAGATCTTCCAAGGTTTTAGCCGTAAAGCTGCTGAAAGTATTGTAAAAACTATCAGCGTAGCCTCCAAGCTCACAGTCTAAATAGTTTTGTGGGAGGCGGTTCACCCGCCGAGCAGTTATGTTTTTCGGGTGATGAGGGAGTGCCTTGTCATTAGGCATCAAAGAAGTCCATGGATGGGCGTAGAAACCTGTCAAGAGGACGATCTGATTTTACACATAGTCTCGAGTTAATGTTGAACTTTACTGACTGTGGAGCAATCGTATATTGCTCCACATTTAAGTCATTCAGCTAGTCATCTAGCTTTACGGCTCCCGCTATCCTGTCTATTTTCACCGAGCCTGAGCCTGACTCGGTAATGGTCAGAGAACCTGCATCTACCACACGGATATTTCCAGCACCGTCTTCTATTTGAACATGGCCCTTCACTGCTTCGATATCCGTATTGCCCGAACCATCAACGATAGTGACATCGCCTTGGGCGTGACGCACACGAATGTTACCGGATTCATCATCGATTTTAATATTATGTCCGCCTTCAACAACTAGTGAGCCAGAGCCATCGGTGATATCAGCGTTGCCGCTAAAACCGCGAAGGGTTAGATCGCCAGACTCATCTTCTATTTTGATATCCGTGCCGCCAGCCACATTAATATTACCCGAGCCATCCTCCAACCCCAGTGTATCGATCAACCCCTTTATGGTTATGTCGCCAGAACCATCGTCGATAACGAGTTGCTGGACGTTAGTGACATGGATATTGCCACTGCCGTCATCAATTTCAGCACCTTGAATATCTTCTAATGTGATATTGCCAGAGCCATCATCTAGCTTGATAAAACCTTTGATATTTTTGATGGTTATATCACCCGAACTGTCATCAAGTGTTAGTGCGAGCTGACTTGGCATGGTGATGATTAGGTCAATTCTAGGGCTGTTATTACGATACCATTGTACACCAGAACTTGTATCAGAATCGGCTACCAATATGGCGGTATCACCTGACTTTTCAAGGGTAAGTCGATAGTTCTCCGTTTCTGTGGTTAACACTGAAGCTTCCACTTGGATCTCTTGTTGGTTGTCGTATCCAATGATTTGGATATTACCCGAGGTGGTATTTGCATCAAGTTTGCTTATCTCTGCAGCGCTGAGCTGTAGAGATTTATGGAGTGTTTTGGTTGCCGCTGCGCTTGGAGAGATATGTACGACACAGCCAGATAAAAGGCTAAGGGCGGCTAAACTGGTGAAAAGCTTTTTCATTTTTGTTATTTTCCGTAGTGATGATGACATAATGTTGTCATTCAGCAATAGTTATACCATAAATAGTGTCTATATAAATCAATGAGTTAATAAATATTGATACTCAAGGTTGGTCAAAATAGCGAAATCACATAGTGAGCTGAGCCAAAAGTTTGCAGATATGACTGTCATGTGGTTGTAAATTCGACAGTGTAGTCTGGCGCTATTGCTTGCTTATTTTTCTGACAGTGCAATGAAAGACATGACCAAGAAGACCGAGCTACACGCTGTCAATCCGAAATCATTCGTTGATAGTCACTGTAAACCAGACGCTGCAGTCTTTTTAGGAGTTGGAAGTGCCGCCAGCGCTGCAACTCTTGGGTGTTCTACCTGCGTATTGACCCATAAAGGCTTACCTTGGTTATTGATAGATTGTGGCTTTAATACGGTGTCACGCTATAAAAGCCATTTTGCATCATTACCCGATGCTGTGTTTATTACTCACCTTCACTATGATCATGTTGGTGGATTGGAGCAGCTTTACTTTCAGGCTGCATTGAGTCAGCACCAAGTCACATTATACGCTCCAGCAGAGTTAATCGTTGGGTTGTGTAACATGCTCGCCTACACCGGACTAAGCGAGGGTAACTGTGGTGTTTGGCAGGTCTTTCGTTTATTTCCAGTTTCTGAAAGCTTTCTTCATCGTGGGCAGCGTATACACAGTTATGCCGTTCGTCATCATGAGCCCAACAGTGCTTTTTCGTTACACCTCCCTGGTAGCTTGTTTTACAGTGGTGATACTAAGGCTATTCCTGAGCTACTCCATCACCATGTCAGTAACGGCGAGGTTATTTTTCATGATTGCGGTCTTGCAAACAACCCCAGCCATTGCTCCCTTGATGAGTTGTTGACGAGCTATCGCGAAGACATCATTAAAAATATTTGGGTCTATCATTACCAGCATCAAGAAGATGTTGTGAAGTTTGAACACGCAGGACTCAAAGCAGCGATTGCTGAGCAGTCGATTACGCTTTAAGTTTGCGACTGAGAAGTTAAATAGGCTTTTAATTCTCGAACAAACTCGCTACCGATCTCATGGTGTATCGCTTTTATTATTTCGGCGCACTCCGTAGTGTTGTTATCAAGTGCTGAATATTCTAACGCCTGTAGATGCTCAGCTAGTACCTCTGCCCCCACTGCTTTGGCGGAGGTTTTGAGGTAATGGGCTTCGTCTTTTAACGCTTGAAAAGCACGTGTTTGGTATGCCTCTTTAAACTTTGCGCAGCTCGATTTCGATTGCACCAGAAAGTCGGTGTAAAACTTTTTTGCTGTGGCAAAGTCATCACCAATTAAGTCGATAAGTACCTGAGGGTTGAGAGTTTGACTCATTGTGTAAAGTCCATATCTAACCATTTACCTAAAGTGTTTTTGAGCTCTTGTAGCCGCACAGGTTTGCTAACATAATCGTTCATGCCACTGTCTAAGCAAAGCTCTTTATCCCCTTTCATCGCAGCGCCAGTAACAGCAACAATAGGAATTGCACTGCGCTCTTCTTTGGACTCAAATGCGCGAATTAATTTAGCCAATTCATATCCATCTATCTCTGGCATATGACAATCGGTTAGTAAAAGCTGATATTGTTGGCTTTTATACATCGCCAAAGCCTCTTTGCCGTTATTAGCGATATCGCAGGAAACCCCGAGTTTAGAAAGTTGTTTGACAATGAGCTTTTGGTTAAAAGGATTGTCCTCCGCAAGGAGTATATGCTGCTTACCATTAGTATTCGTTTTGTCATCGCTTGGGCTGGAAGCTTTATCGTCTAGTGAAAGTAGCGCGTCCAGCTCACTGAGATCGTTTAACTCACCTAAATCAGTCTCATCATCTTGTTGGCTGGCTTTAAGTTTACTTAGTAATTGGCCGATTGAGTATTGAGTCTGTGGTGTAATTGGTTTTGATTTTTGCGTCGTTAACGCTTTGCTGGTCAAGTTAGCAAACGCGCTTTCATCAAAAAACATTAATTCTGGAATAGGTGAGAGTATTTGTTTTGTAGAGGCTTCGGCTTGCGTTGTGAAAACGCGAATAAGTGCAGCGCCGTCAGTTTCTTTGATTTCATTAGGTGATTCGACGATTTTGAGCTCGCTGCAAAAATGCGTGCAGGCATTATACAGTTGTGTCAGTGCCAACGAACTTTGCCAACAGGCATCACTAAGCCAATAGAGTGTATTAAATGGCATGTTGGGCTGCTGTTGCGTCCTCGGACACCAAACGGGAATGGTAATGGTAAAAGTTGAGCCTTCTCCAGATTTACTTTTTAAAGCGACCTTGCCACCCATAAGGTCAATAAGCTTGCCGCATATTGCAAGGCCTAACCCCGTGCCGCCATACTTTCTGGTAATAGAGCGTTCGGCTTGTGTAAAGGGGGTAAACAGTTTCTTTTGTACTTCCGGTGCAATGCCAATTCCATTGTCTTCTATCTTAAATATCAGGTGAGATAAAGCAACGCCCTCGGATGCCCAATGCACAGTGATGGTCACTTTCGCACCGCCTTCACGATCTGCAACGCTAAATTTGATCGCATTACTGACAACATTAAAGATAATTTGTCGCACTCTATTTTCATCGCCAATCACTTCTAATGGCAGCTTTATGTCCTCATGCACCGTTAATTTTACCGATTTATCTCGTGCGTGGGCTTCGAACGTTTTGATGATGTTATTAAGCATTTTAGAAGGAGAGAAAGGATAACTTTCAAGCTCCATTTTCCCTTGCTCAACTTTGGCTAAGTCTAAAATATCATTCAATATTGAGACTAAATTATTGGCTGAAATAGACGCGGTTTCTAAGAGTTCTTGGTTGTCTTCATCAAGCTCAGATAGCGACATGAGATCCAATGAGCCGATAATACCATTCATTGGCGTTCTAAGTTCATGGCTCATCATAGACAAAAAGTCTGACTTGGTGCGACTTGCTTGCTCAGCTTTAATAATAGCAGCCTCAAGATCAGCAGTGCGTTCAGCGACGCGTTGTTCTAGCTCTTGATTAATATGCTGGAGCTTTTTTTGGGCAATATAGACGTCGGTTTGATCGATAACAACACCATCAATACGTGATGGTCGGCCATATTCATCTAGTCCGACAACACCTTTAGCATAAACGACAACAATATCCTTGTCGTTGAGCAGACCGCGATAGCGCTGCTCAAAGATCTCGCCTGAGCTTAATGATGCTTCTAGCGCTTGAATAACCCGAGCTTTATCGTCGGGATGAAGGCTAGCCTCCCAAAGATGCAGATTGCCTATATCATCTTCCGAAAGCTTAAAAATTTCATTCGCTTGATGATCCCAATTCCAAATCCATTGATTCGCTACTCGTATTGCTCGCCAAGTGCCTATTTTCCCAGCTTGCATAGCAAGTTCTTTGCTTTCTTCTGCATCATGTAATGCGACTAACATGTCTTTTTCGTGAGTACAGTCAGCCAAAATCCCATACACACTGTGTGTTCGGATACAATATTTAACTTGCTCGCCTTTGAGCTCAAACCAATGGATTGAGCCCCTAACCTCTAGTCGGAACTCAAAATGCAGCATAAGTCCTTGTTCAATGTGATGGGAGAGCAGTTCGGAAAATAGCGGCTGGTCCTCTTGGTAAATCATACTTTTTAAGGTTTCCCAGTCGAGCTCGGCCGAGGCCGGAAGGCCTATAAGAGATTTAAATTTGGGAGAAAAATATGCTGTCTTGTTTAGCAGGTCGTAACACCAAACGCCGAGGTTTGCGCTGTTGACGGCGTGACGTAAAATTCGGGTTTGTTCGTCCTCTAAAGGATTTTGACAATAATAAGTAGAAAGCTCGGCAATATGCACAAATATTTCATTGCTGTGGACATCATAAAAGGAAAGTAAAAATTGTACGTTTGGCGATGTGCGCAACGAAACTTGTATCAAAGAACCATCTGCAATCGTCTTTTGTTGCTCTTCTACACATGAGGGAAAGGTAAATAGGTCTTCAAGGTGCTTATTAACGATATTATTTTCAGGTACGAGCAGTTTTTCCGCAGCAGTGGTTGTATGACTGACATACCACTCAGATGTAACAATCAAAATTGGCATACTGTCTTTTAGTGCTGTTAGCATCACATTCCCCAATCGTATCCTCATAAAACAATATAGCAGTTCATGATTAACTTGCTGTATTTATGGTCTATCTAGTAATTGTTGAGGAGGATGAGCAAAGCCTGTAAATTGTCGATGCTGAGGGGGAGAATTTTTGTCTAATGTGTGATGGTTAGGAATGTAGATCAGAGTACAAGGCCATTGCTACCTATGAAGTCGTCGAAGGTTTATCACAAGAGCCTTATCTACAAGTCAGCAGTGCAAAGCGAGATTGTGCTTTCCCCTACCATTAGTACCATATTACGCGGCGGTTTATACCGCCTCTACATTGAGTCTTTCTGCGAGTAGCTGGCGCTCAGTATTTAATCCTCTATAGTCTCTAAGTCCAGCGAGAAGCGCCCTGATTAATACTGTATCAGGGTTTTTACTTTGTAGTTGAGCTTCCAATAGAGTGATTGTGTGGTCTACGATCTCACGCTTTTGTGGTGTAAGTTTTAGCTTATGAGACTTCTCCTGGAGCTGTAAAAAAGCTTGTTGGACTTTTTGTTCGTGGAGTTGTTGTTTTTTGGCTTCGATCTCTTTTTGAGATGGGAAATCCTGCTCGGTTAACACCGGCGAAAGGGCTTGATTTGGTAGCGCTGTACAAATTGAGTCCATACACGACACTACCCAATTAACCAGCTTTTCAGTGTCGAAATCAATACCTTCAATCACGGGAAGCGAAAGGTAGTTAGCTATAATGCCATCAAGCGTCATCGCAAGGTCGGTTTTCCATGGACGAACTTGCTCGCCATAGTTTTCAAGTAAAAAACCTTCCTGTAGCGTAAGCCACGTTAAGCGAAATTCTTGATAGAACATAATTAAGTTATTTGAAAAGCTCAGTGACTCCTCCTGCAATAAGAGTTGAAACATCGCTTGGTACTGCTGTAAATCTTCGTGCTGGAAGCGGATTTGTTGTTTTAGCTTGGCAATTGGAGTCAAGTCATCACTTTCTAATATTGCTCTTATTTTATCTAGCAGATCCGCTGTTTGACGCTCAAAAACGGCTAATAGTAGTTCGTCTTTTGATTTAAAGTGTAGGTAGATAGCACCTTTCGAAATGCCCACTTTATTGGCGATGGTTTGCATGCTAAAGGCAATATCGCCCTCAGCTAAAAGTAACTGCTCCGCGCATGTGAGTATTAATTTCCGCTTATCAGACATAGCTCCTCCTGTTCACATTGCAGTATACAGTCAATTTAAAAATGACCAATAGGTCATTTTTAAATTGACTAAGTCCAAAAATAGGTCAATTATTATATTGTCTATTCAACGGGGACATCATAATTATGAACAATACATCATCTTTAATACAATTAGTCAGGCGCACGCGGCCAAGTCGACTATTACTATCAACTCTGATTTTGTTTACGCTCATTTCTAGTATTTTAGGTTTGTTGGTGCCTTTGCAAACGAAAAGATTGCTTGA
Encoded proteins:
- a CDS encoding DUF4097 family beta strand repeat-containing protein, whose amino-acid sequence is MKKLFTSLAALSLLSGCVVHISPSAAATKTLHKSLQLSAAEISKLDANTTSGNIQIIGYDNQQEIQVEASVLTTETENYRLTLEKSGDTAILVADSDTSSGVQWYRNNSPRIDLIITMPSQLALTLDDSSGDITIKNIKGFIKLDDGSGNITLEDIQGAEIDDGSGNIHVTNVQQLVIDDGSGDITIKGLIDTLGLEDGSGNINVAGGTDIKIEDESGDLTLRGFSGNADITDGSGSLVVEGGHNIKIDDESGNIRVRHAQGDVTIVDGSGNTDIEAVKGHVQIEDGAGNIRVVDAGSLTITESGSGSVKIDRIAGAVKLDD
- a CDS encoding Hpt domain-containing protein, yielding MSQTLNPQVLIDLIGDDFATAKKFYTDFLVQSKSSCAKFKEAYQTRAFQALKDEAHYLKTSAKAVGAEVLAEHLQALEYSALDNNTTECAEIIKAIHHEIGSEFVRELKAYLTSQSQT
- a CDS encoding type VI secretion system Vgr family protein produces the protein MGTAKGGDYTCIRSKQVYKQGSANDPKQVAHHSESVCVPRGEPIRITPQSIVPKPMVFTATVRSLSGSKTNPHLDTQGQYATQVHFDSQVTESVKRLTQYACRGQKQPTGLHFPLLPDSNVLIGCMNNDPDQSYILGFALNDTNHPLLPAPITPKTCSALAAKTY
- a CDS encoding ATP-binding protein — protein: MLTALKDSMPILIVTSEWYVSHTTTAAEKLLVPENNIVNKHLEDLFTFPSCVEEQQKTIADGSLIQVSLRTSPNVQFLLSFYDVHSNEIFVHIAELSTYYCQNPLEDEQTRILRHAVNSANLGVWCYDLLNKTAYFSPKFKSLIGLPASAELDWETLKSMIYQEDQPLFSELLSHHIEQGLMLHFEFRLEVRGSIHWFELKGEQVKYCIRTHSVYGILADCTHEKDMLVALHDAEESKELAMQAGKIGTWRAIRVANQWIWNWDHQANEIFKLSEDDIGNLHLWEASLHPDDKARVIQALEASLSSGEIFEQRYRGLLNDKDIVVVYAKGVVGLDEYGRPSRIDGVVIDQTDVYIAQKKLQHINQELEQRVAERTADLEAAIIKAEQASRTKSDFLSMMSHELRTPMNGIIGSLDLMSLSELDEDNQELLETASISANNLVSILNDILDLAKVEQGKMELESYPFSPSKMLNNIIKTFEAHARDKSVKLTVHEDIKLPLEVIGDENRVRQIIFNVVSNAIKFSVADREGGAKVTITVHWASEGVALSHLIFKIEDNGIGIAPEVQKKLFTPFTQAERSITRKYGGTGLGLAICGKLIDLMGGKVALKSKSGEGSTFTITIPVWCPRTQQQPNMPFNTLYWLSDACWQSSLALTQLYNACTHFCSELKIVESPNEIKETDGAALIRVFTTQAEASTKQILSPIPELMFFDESAFANLTSKALTTQKSKPITPQTQYSIGQLLSKLKASQQDDETDLGELNDLSELDALLSLDDKASSPSDDKTNTNGKQHILLAEDNPFNQKLIVKQLSKLGVSCDIANNGKEALAMYKSQQYQLLLTDCHMPEIDGYELAKLIRAFESKEERSAIPIVAVTGAAMKGDKELCLDSGMNDYVSKPVRLQELKNTLGKWLDMDFTQ
- a CDS encoding TetR/AcrR family transcriptional regulator, giving the protein MSDKRKLILTCAEQLLLAEGDIAFSMQTIANKVGISKGAIYLHFKSKDELLLAVFERQTADLLDKIRAILESDDLTPIAKLKQQIRFQHEDLQQYQAMFQLLLQEESLSFSNNLIMFYQEFRLTWLTLQEGFLLENYGEQVRPWKTDLAMTLDGIIANYLSLPVIEGIDFDTEKLVNWVVSCMDSICTALPNQALSPVLTEQDFPSQKEIEAKKQQLHEQKVQQAFLQLQEKSHKLKLTPQKREIVDHTITLLEAQLQSKNPDTVLIRALLAGLRDYRGLNTERQLLAERLNVEAV
- a CDS encoding MBL fold metallo-hydrolase — encoded protein: MTKKTELHAVNPKSFVDSHCKPDAAVFLGVGSAASAATLGCSTCVLTHKGLPWLLIDCGFNTVSRYKSHFASLPDAVFITHLHYDHVGGLEQLYFQAALSQHQVTLYAPAELIVGLCNMLAYTGLSEGNCGVWQVFRLFPVSESFLHRGQRIHSYAVRHHEPNSAFSLHLPGSLFYSGDTKAIPELLHHHVSNGEVIFHDCGLANNPSHCSLDELLTSYREDIIKNIWVYHYQHQEDVVKFEHAGLKAAIAEQSITL